A portion of the Desulfosoma caldarium genome contains these proteins:
- a CDS encoding CRISPR-associated primase-polymerase type A1, protein MKEGKSSPRTDVHTKVDYALVLRTLEKHIAENRDPESVLRRVRRPEFWRRLGPEDALRCARLAQAAGDMAAALAVLEWLTTEVPDFVEAWRERVALLEILGRKKPPLASTSNVSATQGSSAEPETVPDVPWDEPQPVNEEPKVTGLGEDEDFSRVEGPFWEWRRREAAIARYLELFRGREDCFARQWVDRAKGSQGYVPVRRPMEAGDVLEHLQGRKTYGIYLLQQDSRVRLGVIDADLAMGLRSSEALKQKRDLVRREQRYLLTRLVELGRERGLPCLVEFSGGKGFHFWFFLEEPLPAGWVRSVLQRLVARLQPDLSVFQLEVFPKQDRLEGKGLGNLVKLPLGTHRLTGRPSYFVHIKDRSMDAQLALLEKVHRIPRAVFQKAGAGGDGASVLVHPRREKWAADYPELAVLEDRCAALGQILVECRNHHTLTVRAEKILYGTLGFLPRAKVLLHHVLKALPEYNPHWVDFQLSKVRGTPLGCRKIHRLLGLEVPWCAFDTDIRYAHPLLHCPQWQEPAGAAKAERVENLRDALDGLKEALRLVERFLDRGAPLKRVD, encoded by the coding sequence ATGAAGGAAGGGAAAAGCTCGCCGCGCACCGACGTCCATACCAAGGTGGATTACGCTCTGGTGCTGCGCACGCTGGAAAAACACATTGCCGAAAATCGTGATCCCGAATCGGTGCTGCGCCGGGTACGCCGGCCGGAATTCTGGCGACGTCTCGGCCCTGAAGACGCCTTGCGGTGCGCGAGGCTGGCCCAGGCGGCCGGTGATATGGCCGCGGCGCTGGCCGTTTTGGAATGGCTCACCACCGAGGTTCCGGACTTTGTGGAAGCCTGGCGGGAAAGAGTGGCGCTGTTGGAAATCCTGGGCAGGAAAAAACCACCTTTGGCCTCCACGTCAAACGTGTCGGCAACTCAGGGTTCGAGCGCCGAGCCCGAGACGGTGCCCGATGTTCCTTGGGACGAACCACAGCCGGTAAACGAAGAGCCCAAGGTTACGGGTTTGGGCGAAGATGAGGATTTTTCGCGAGTGGAGGGCCCGTTTTGGGAATGGCGGCGTCGCGAAGCGGCCATCGCGCGTTACCTGGAATTATTTCGAGGTCGTGAAGACTGTTTTGCGCGCCAGTGGGTGGACCGGGCCAAGGGAAGCCAGGGCTATGTGCCGGTGCGGCGGCCCATGGAGGCCGGGGACGTGTTGGAACATCTTCAGGGCCGAAAGACCTACGGCATCTATCTTCTACAGCAGGACAGCCGTGTGCGTCTGGGCGTGATCGACGCAGATCTGGCCATGGGATTGCGTTCTTCGGAAGCCTTGAAGCAGAAGCGGGATCTGGTGCGCCGTGAGCAGCGGTACCTTTTGACGCGTCTTGTGGAATTGGGCCGTGAAAGAGGGCTACCGTGTCTGGTGGAATTCAGTGGCGGCAAAGGCTTTCATTTCTGGTTCTTTTTGGAAGAACCCTTACCGGCGGGATGGGTGCGTTCGGTGCTGCAGCGCTTGGTGGCGCGGTTGCAGCCGGATTTATCGGTCTTTCAGTTGGAAGTTTTTCCCAAACAGGACCGTTTGGAAGGCAAGGGACTGGGGAACTTGGTCAAGCTGCCGCTGGGAACGCATCGCTTGACGGGGCGGCCGTCCTATTTCGTTCACATCAAGGATCGATCCATGGATGCGCAGCTGGCCCTTTTGGAAAAGGTGCATCGCATACCGAGGGCGGTTTTTCAGAAAGCCGGTGCCGGCGGGGACGGGGCTTCGGTGTTGGTGCATCCGAGGCGGGAAAAGTGGGCGGCGGATTATCCGGAATTGGCGGTCCTTGAGGATCGCTGTGCGGCCCTGGGGCAGATTCTTGTGGAATGTCGGAATCACCACACCTTGACCGTTCGAGCGGAAAAGATTCTTTACGGCACCTTGGGGTTTTTGCCTCGAGCCAAGGTCTTGCTGCATCATGTGCTGAAGGCTCTTCCGGAGTACAACCCTCACTGGGTGGATTTTCAATTATCAAAGGTTCGAGGAACCCCACTGGGGTGCCGGAAGATTCACCGGCTTTTGGGGTTGGAAGTGCCCTGGTGTGCTTTTGACACGGACATTCGCTATGCGCATCCCCTGCTGCATTGCCCTCAATGGCAGGAGCCCGCGGGGGCGGCCAAGGCGGAACGGGTTGAAAACCTGAGGGATGCCTTGGATGGACTGAAGGAAGCCCTTCGCCTGGTGGAGCGCTTTTTGGACAGGGGGGCACCCTTGAAGCGAGTGGACTGA
- the cas1 gene encoding CRISPR-associated endonuclease Cas1 — MERYYVLEPGTYLRKDGESLLVMRGNEAVGRVPLEGLEQLVLVGSSLSGAVVQELVRRRVETVLLSPWGQFRGRLVVDEHKHVARRKAQYLAFSDPRQAVHIARRIVQAKLKSGARFLSRRAGEYGLMALRKTAAQMMGLARMVAVEENMEMVRGLEGRGAHLYFEVFKDLVRAPGFHFSGRTKRPPRDPINALLSFVYTLLTNEVLTAVKIVGLDPYLGTLHTEEYGRPSLACDLVEEWRTHLGDRLVLGLINRRVVTPEDFVERAVTAADGVDEEDLRAHRPVEMKPKIARAFVDAYERWMGTSIQCPFAGTMSTYRGLIRDQARRFLRFLMGEAPTYEPFPWWTL, encoded by the coding sequence GTGGAACGCTACTATGTTCTGGAACCGGGGACGTACCTGAGAAAGGACGGGGAGAGTCTTCTCGTCATGCGCGGAAACGAAGCCGTGGGCCGCGTGCCGCTTGAGGGGCTGGAGCAATTGGTGCTGGTGGGTTCGTCTTTAAGCGGCGCGGTGGTGCAGGAACTGGTGCGGCGCCGAGTGGAAACGGTGCTCTTGAGTCCTTGGGGCCAGTTTCGCGGGCGCTTGGTGGTGGACGAGCACAAGCACGTGGCGCGGCGCAAGGCCCAATACTTGGCCTTCAGTGACCCTAGGCAGGCGGTTCACATTGCTCGACGCATTGTGCAGGCCAAGCTGAAAAGCGGCGCTCGATTTCTTTCTCGAAGGGCCGGCGAATACGGTCTCATGGCTTTGCGAAAGACGGCGGCCCAAATGATGGGGCTGGCCCGCATGGTGGCGGTGGAGGAAAACATGGAAATGGTGCGCGGCCTGGAAGGTCGTGGGGCGCATCTTTACTTTGAGGTTTTCAAGGATTTGGTGCGCGCTCCGGGCTTCCATTTTTCGGGGAGGACCAAGAGGCCGCCGCGCGATCCCATCAATGCGCTTTTATCTTTTGTCTACACCTTACTTACCAACGAAGTTCTGACGGCGGTGAAGATCGTTGGCTTGGATCCCTATTTGGGAACTTTGCACACGGAAGAATACGGCAGGCCGTCTTTGGCCTGCGACCTGGTGGAAGAGTGGCGCACCCATTTAGGGGACCGCTTGGTTTTGGGCCTCATTAACCGGCGTGTGGTGACCCCGGAAGATTTTGTGGAGCGAGCGGTAACGGCTGCGGATGGTGTGGATGAAGAGGATCTTCGAGCCCATCGGCCGGTGGAAATGAAGCCCAAGATTGCCCGGGCCTTTGTGGATGCCTATGAGCGATGGATGGGGACATCGATTCAATGTCCTTTTGCGGGCACCATGAGCACCTATCGGGGTCTTATTCGGGATCAGGCCCGTCGGTTTCTTCGCTTTCTCATGGGGGAGGCGCCCACATACGAACCTTTTCCTTGGTGGACGCTTTAG
- the cas2 gene encoding CRISPR-associated endonuclease Cas2 yields the protein MSMFYVVCFDISDDRTRYRVAKVLKGYGYRVQKSVFECPRLTEKKLLTLMDRVDRLIDHTTDTVRFYRQCEACLKSFEHVGLGLTPERQSYGAV from the coding sequence ATGTCCATGTTCTATGTGGTGTGTTTTGACATCAGTGACGATCGTACGCGCTATCGCGTCGCTAAGGTCCTGAAGGGCTATGGTTATCGAGTGCAAAAGTCCGTTTTTGAGTGCCCACGGCTGACCGAAAAGAAGCTGCTGACGCTCATGGACCGTGTAGACCGGCTCATTGACCACACAACGGACACGGTGCGCTTTTACCGTCAGTGTGAAGCGTGCCTTAAGTCCTTTGAGCACGTAGGTCTGGGCCTGACGCCGGAAAGACAAAGCTACGGGGCGGTGTAA